The following are encoded in a window of Lichenicola cladoniae genomic DNA:
- a CDS encoding ROK family transcriptional regulator encodes MLTTTQTQMLRLLGRSGPMSRTMLAEGSGLSKPAITVVMRELVGLGFVEEAARPPGSKGASRPMALRGDAACFVGVSLAERDAMVVLSDLVGRTLGQLTVSAAARSGGWTPETLVEAIAAAIPDLLAGHAIRPSGVGVAVPGFVDLAGKRCRQSTRLGWVDVPLAALLQERLGVPVRLENDAHALARGMQMSSRMLNFSLVSVDQGIGCGHIVDGRLLRGRHGGAGEIAHVTLRPGGLPCRCGKRGCLDTLSSLRALADVARVSRMAGNPAALQRQADAGFGAAVRLLQDGGLALGLAIAQMIQCLDPGKVLIGVDPALATGVYGATVCRAIAANVLDGFAGSATGEPVGFVTIAPSAWAEGAAGVALHRYLWGADE; translated from the coding sequence ATGTTGACGACGACCCAAACGCAGATGCTTCGGCTGCTCGGCCGCTCCGGGCCGATGAGCCGGACGATGCTCGCGGAAGGCAGCGGGCTCAGCAAGCCGGCGATCACCGTCGTGATGCGCGAACTGGTCGGGCTCGGGTTCGTCGAGGAAGCCGCTAGGCCGCCTGGGTCGAAGGGCGCGTCGCGGCCGATGGCGCTGCGGGGCGATGCGGCGTGCTTCGTCGGGGTGTCGCTGGCGGAGCGGGACGCGATGGTGGTGCTGTCGGACTTGGTGGGAAGGACGCTCGGGCAGTTGACGGTATCGGCCGCTGCGCGGTCCGGCGGATGGACGCCGGAGACGCTGGTCGAGGCGATCGCGGCGGCGATACCGGATCTGCTGGCGGGACACGCTATCCGTCCGTCCGGCGTCGGGGTGGCGGTGCCGGGGTTCGTGGATTTGGCCGGCAAGCGCTGCCGGCAGTCGACGCGGCTGGGATGGGTCGACGTGCCGCTGGCTGCCTTGCTGCAGGAGCGGCTCGGAGTGCCGGTGCGGCTGGAGAACGATGCGCATGCGCTGGCGCGCGGAATGCAGATGTCGAGCCGGATGTTGAATTTCAGCCTGGTCTCGGTGGATCAGGGGATTGGCTGCGGTCACATCGTCGATGGGCGATTGTTGCGCGGGCGGCATGGGGGCGCGGGCGAGATCGCGCATGTGACGTTGCGACCGGGCGGCCTGCCCTGCCGGTGCGGCAAGCGCGGGTGCCTCGACACGCTGTCGTCGCTGCGGGCGCTGGCGGATGTGGCGCGTGTCAGCAGGATGGCGGGCAATCCGGCGGCGTTGCAGCGCCAGGCGGATGCGGGGTTCGGCGCGGCGGTACGGTTGCTGCAGGATGGCGGCTTGGCGCTGGGATTGGCGATCGCGCAGATGATCCAGTGCCTCGATCCGGGCAAGGTGCTGATCGGGGTTGATCCGGCGCTGGCGACCGGGGTGTACGGCGCAACCGTCTGCCGGGCGATCGCGGCGAACGTGCTGGATGGTTTTGCCGGTTCGGCGACGGGCGAGCCGGTCGGGTTCGTGACGATCGCGCCGTCGGCCTGGGCGGAAGGTGCAGCCGGGGTCGCGCTGCATCGCTACCTCTGGGGCGCGGACGAATGA
- a CDS encoding ABC transporter substrate-binding protein — protein MVFPTFRSLVLLLALTGQAGAATLRIMQSEPPRSMDPADQTATFTASVLDPMYEGLVRMLPDGRIVPRLALSWTTSPDGLDWRFILRPGVRFHDGTILTPTVAAQSFARLLSATSGLVGAGHYGTIIASVRPDGPALLVHLSRPYAFLLQLLAGAQADLVSPAAARAGTLGRIPVGTGPYRFVTWKSSDYVEEERNPDYWGPRPAIDRLRWSWSPEASVMNMALRTGEIDVAVPFPALFASRLGDAPFLRLQQQPGAAIYFVALNTRLPPLNDPHVRHALSLATDRPALVAALLHGFGEPDCGPLPPATLGCGQATPALPHDPARARALLAKAGLPHGFALSVAVQEPEEPIAEALQAMWAQAGIRLSIRRLEAGVWVDAAFAGPAAKQQARLGAVITSWAAPFVPDLQLRPLFAGRSEAPAGANLGFFSDPALDQAMADAARTLDATARDALYRDIARRLDAAAAHISLYTPSDLVAHASRVSGLAVLPGGELQLDQAIMTGPP, from the coding sequence ATGGTATTTCCGACCTTCCGCAGCCTCGTCCTGCTGCTGGCCCTGACCGGCCAGGCCGGCGCCGCGACCCTGCGTATCATGCAGTCGGAACCACCTCGCAGCATGGACCCGGCCGACCAGACCGCGACCTTCACCGCCTCCGTGCTCGACCCGATGTACGAAGGCCTGGTCAGGATGCTTCCCGACGGCCGGATCGTCCCCCGGCTCGCCCTGAGCTGGACCACCAGCCCGGACGGCCTCGACTGGCGCTTCATCCTGCGCCCCGGCGTCCGCTTCCACGACGGCACGATCCTGACCCCGACGGTCGCCGCTCAGTCCTTCGCCCGCCTGCTCTCCGCCACCAGCGGCCTGGTCGGCGCCGGCCATTACGGAACGATCATCGCCAGCGTCCGCCCGGACGGTCCCGCCCTCCTGGTCCACCTTTCCAGGCCCTACGCGTTCCTGCTGCAACTCCTGGCCGGTGCTCAGGCCGACCTGGTCTCGCCCGCCGCCGCCCGCGCCGGCACGCTCGGCCGCATCCCCGTCGGCACCGGCCCGTACCGGTTCGTCACCTGGAAAAGCAGTGACTACGTCGAGGAAGAACGTAATCCGGACTATTGGGGACCGAGGCCCGCGATCGACCGGCTGCGCTGGAGCTGGTCGCCGGAAGCCTCGGTCATGAACATGGCTTTGCGCACAGGCGAGATCGACGTCGCCGTCCCGTTCCCGGCCTTGTTCGCCAGCCGCCTGGGCGACGCCCCATTCCTCCGGCTGCAGCAGCAGCCGGGCGCCGCGATCTATTTCGTCGCCCTGAACACGCGCCTCCCGCCGCTGAACGACCCACATGTCCGTCACGCGCTCAGCCTTGCCACCGATCGTCCAGCCCTGGTCGCAGCACTGCTGCACGGCTTCGGCGAACCGGATTGCGGTCCGCTCCCGCCCGCCACCCTCGGCTGCGGCCAGGCAACGCCGGCACTTCCACACGATCCCGCCCGCGCCCGCGCGCTGCTCGCCAAGGCGGGCCTGCCACACGGCTTTGCGCTGTCGGTGGCCGTACAGGAACCGGAGGAGCCGATCGCGGAGGCGCTGCAGGCGATGTGGGCCCAGGCCGGGATCCGTCTGTCGATCCGCCGCCTCGAAGCCGGCGTCTGGGTCGATGCCGCCTTCGCGGGGCCGGCCGCCAAGCAGCAGGCCCGGCTCGGCGCCGTCATCACCTCCTGGGCCGCCCCGTTCGTGCCGGACCTGCAGCTCCGCCCGCTCTTCGCCGGCCGCAGCGAGGCTCCCGCCGGCGCCAATCTGGGCTTCTTCTCCGATCCCGCGCTGGATCAGGCCATGGCTGACGCCGCCCGAACCCTGGACGCCACCGCCCGGGATGCCCTCTACCGCGACATCGCCCGCCGTCTCGACGCCGCCGCGGCGCATATTTCCCTCTACACCCCGTCCGACCTGGTCGCGCATGCGAGCCGCGTATCCGGCCTGGCGGTCCTGCCGGGAGGCGAGCTCCAGCTCGACCAGGCCATCATGACCGGTCCGCCCTGA
- a CDS encoding ABC transporter permease has protein sequence MLRVLMRRLFLLPPLLLAVSLLIFAAVHAMPGDPARLMAGPQATTQAVDAMRTRLGLDQPLPVQYLACLAHAVHGDFGLSLASKLPVSREIADHLPPTLALATFSELLAVALGIPLGMLAGIGRGKLFDRAVVFLSAIGASVANFWLALMLMEVFAVRLHWLPLLGAGDWRHYVLPAIVLAVLPAALILRMTRAGMIEVLAQDYIRTAHAKGLSRRAVYLRHALRNVLSPIVTVVALNLGSLIGGAVITETVFDWPGLGRLLVDAVRMRDYPIIQAMTLLAVLAVVLANLAGELAILLLNPQLREARA, from the coding sequence ATGCTCCGCGTCCTAATGCGCCGGCTGTTCCTGCTGCCGCCTCTTTTGCTGGCCGTGTCGCTACTGATCTTCGCCGCCGTGCACGCCATGCCCGGCGACCCCGCACGGCTCATGGCCGGTCCGCAGGCAACCACCCAAGCCGTCGACGCCATGCGCACCCGCCTCGGCCTCGACCAGCCCCTCCCAGTCCAGTATCTCGCCTGTCTCGCGCATGCGGTGCACGGCGATTTCGGCCTATCCCTGGCCTCGAAACTTCCGGTCAGCCGCGAGATTGCCGACCACCTGCCGCCGACCCTGGCGCTGGCCACCTTCAGCGAGTTGCTGGCCGTGGCACTCGGCATCCCGCTCGGCATGCTGGCTGGCATCGGCCGCGGCAAGCTGTTCGATCGCGCCGTGGTCTTCCTCTCGGCGATCGGCGCCTCAGTCGCCAATTTCTGGCTCGCCCTGATGCTGATGGAGGTGTTCGCGGTCCGGCTGCACTGGTTGCCACTGCTCGGCGCCGGAGACTGGCGGCACTACGTCCTGCCGGCGATCGTGCTTGCCGTGCTTCCGGCGGCGCTCATCCTGCGCATGACCCGCGCCGGCATGATCGAGGTGTTGGCGCAGGATTACATCCGCACCGCGCACGCCAAGGGCCTGTCCCGCAGGGCGGTCTATTTGCGCCACGCGCTGCGCAATGTCCTGTCGCCGATCGTCACCGTGGTGGCGCTCAATCTCGGCAGCCTGATCGGCGGCGCGGTCATCACCGAGACGGTGTTCGACTGGCCCGGCCTGGGCCGGCTGCTGGTTGATGCGGTGCGCATGCGCGACTACCCGATCATCCAGGCGATGACCCTGCTCGCCGTGCTGGCGGTCGTGCTTGCCAACCTCGCCGGCGAGCTCGCGATCCTGCTGCTCAATCCGCAGCTGCGGGAGGCGCGGGCATGA